From Nematostella vectensis chromosome 14, jaNemVect1.1, whole genome shotgun sequence, a single genomic window includes:
- the LOC5504757 gene encoding 40S ribosomal protein S4 yields the protein MPGIFLFSLLAAIMARGPKKHMKRLNAPKHWMLDKLSGVFAPRPSTGPHKLRECLPLIIFLRNRLKYALNGEEVKKIVKQRLIKIDGKVRTDTTYPAGFMDVVTIDKTGENFRLLYDVKGRFAVHRITAEEAKYKLGRVRRVDVGAKGVPYIVTHDARTIRYPDPNIKVNDTVVIDIKTGKVIDYIKFDTGNMAMVVGGRNMGRVGMVTHREKHAGSFDIVHVKDATGHQFATRLTNIFVIGKGNKPYVSLPKGKGVRLSIAEERDRRIAEKAKMM from the exons ATGCCGGGAATCTTTCTCTTTTCCCTTCTCGCCGCCATCATG GCTCGTGGCCCGAAGAAGCATATGAAGCGCCTAAATGCGCCTAAACATTGGATGTTGGATAAGTTGTCTGGTGTTTTT GCACCACGACCCTCCACCGGCCCACACAAGCTGCGCGAATGCCTCCCTCTAATCATCTTCCTAAGGAACCGTCTGAAGTATGCCCTGAATGGTGAGGAGGTTAAGAAGATCGTTAAGCAGAGACTGATTAAGATTGACGGCAAAGTCAGGACCGACACCACCTACCCTGCGGGTTTCATGG ATGTTGTCACCATCGATAAGACTGGTGAGAACTTTCGtctgctctatgatgtcaaggGACGCTTCGCTGTACACCGCATCACTGCAGAGGAGGCTAAG TACAAGCTTGGGCGTGTCAGGCGTGTTGACGTTGGTGCCAAGGGTGTGCCATACATAGTTACCCATGACGCCCGTACCATCAGATACCCTGACCCAAACATCAAGGTTAACGATACCGTTGTCATTGACATTAAGACCGGCAAGGTCATTGACTACATCAAATTTGACACTGGTAACATGGCCATGGTCGTGGGCGGTCGTAACATGGGTCGTGTTGGCATGGTTACCCACCGTGAGAAACATGCag GTTCATTTGACATCGTGCATGTGAAAGATGCCACTGGCCACCAGTTCGCCACACGTCTAACCAACATTTTCGTCATTGGCAAGGGCAACAAGCCGTACGTGTCACTACCTAAGGGCAAGGGTGTGCGTCTCAGCATTGCTGAGGAGAGGGACAGAAGGATTGCGGAGAAGGCTAAAATGATGTAA